DNA from Yamadazyma tenuis chromosome 5, complete sequence:
GACCATATGGGAAGGTATCGTGGTTTCCTAAAGATGGGTACACTGGGATTCCTCCCAAATAttccttcaagatcttAAAACCCAAAACCTCGGCTTCCTTGGTGATAGCAGGTGTGTCGTGGATCTTATCATGGTCAACCAAGTCTCCAGTGAATAAGGTGAAttcaaagtttttgttttgcaATTGACGAACATACTTCATGGTATTGTTGATTAAAATTACAGGAGAGTCACATTCATAGTTTCCCCAAACTCCAGCTGGCTGCACCACCGAATCCCATCCCCTTCCTTCTGGCAAGTCATAATACTCTCCTGGAGAGTAGTTTCCTTGATCGTCATACTTGGCATCTGGATAGAAAGCAAAGTTGTCGATGTCACCGTTGGGACACAACTCTGAATACGCTTCGGTGAAGTTGTAATTGGACATGTCTGGTAAATCCTCATTATAACTCTCGACTTTACAGCAGATTTTTTGAGAACAGTTCCCTTCAGCCCCCACAGTGTATTTGAATTGTGAGTGGAAATCAGTGATGTGCAACACATTAAAAGTGTCACCACTGCCATTGGTGTATTCAGGTTCAAAGTAGTGATGAGGCTGTTTGACAGGCCACTTGGAGTCAAAGTTGTATTCAGAATCGATGTCAATAGTTTCAGGCAAATCACACACTCCACCTTTGAAGTAACAGTAGTAATCAAGATCCAATTCACTTGAAAGATTAAATAATCTCAACATGTGCATGAAATCGTTATCGAACAAATTGACTGACGTCTCATCACCGAAACTCGAGTCATACTTGTTGGCAGCAATGTTGATAAGGTTGCTCTGGGTAGTCAAGAAAAAGTCTACAGTATCACACTTGGTGGGATCATCTTTGTTCAGAGCAATacagtacttgaacaatgtGAACGCAATCAAATGTTGATTGTCTGGGTCCTCATCGTACAATTTCCGAGCATAGTGGATCTTGTTCTTGCAGGCATCACACTTGGAACCGTTGAAGGCTTGTAAAGTACTCAagtggttggtgatgaaatcCTGGTCTGGAAATGGTAAGTCTGAGTACATTTGCTCGATCAAACCAAGCTCATCTCGCTTATGCAATTGAGTCTTGATCGAGGACATCCCATTGATGGCATGGGCAGCAATTGTTGatgccaacaacaatacgGAGAATCCTttcatgttgttgattGGGTTTTGAGTAGTGatttgaaaatggtggGCGATACTTGTCTTATATACGGCCCTCCACAAATAGGAGacttttttgcagctaaCCACAATGCTAATGCAATGCATACAATTCACCCGCCCAAACCAATTACCACACCTAATTGGTCAAAAGTATCATCTTGTCGGCAACGGTTGTCTTGTTGTGTACATGAAGAGTGATACATACCGTTTGGTATCTTCTTTTCCCCACGTGTATGG
Protein-coding regions in this window:
- a CDS encoding metallophosphatase-domain-containing phosphoesterase (COG:I; EggNog:ENOG503NWV9), whose amino-acid sequence is MKGFSVLLLASTIAAHAINGMSSIKTQLHKRDELGLIEQMYSDLPFPDQDFITNHLSTLQAFNGSKCDACKNKIHYARKLYDEDPDNQHLIAFTLFKYCIASNKDDPTKCDTVDFFLTTQSNLINIAANKYDSSFGDETSVNLFDNDFMHMLRLFNLSSELDLDYYCYFKGGVCDLPETIDIDSEYNFDSKWPVKQPHHYFEPEYTNGSGDTFNVLHITDFHSQFKYTVGAEGNCSQKICCKVESYNEDLPDMSNYNFTEAYSELCPNGDIDNFAFYPDAKYDDQGNYSPGEYYDLPEGRGWDSVVQPAGVWGNYECDSPVILINNTMKYVRQLQNKNFEFTLFTGDLVDHDKIHDTPAITKEAEVLGFKILKEYLGGIPVYPSLGNHDTFPYGQLAPQKYDPNSSYQYNAELMSEIWVNDGWLDRSEQNEVKEHYAGFSHVTKRGLKVISLNSNAYYQKNMWNYINLREDPDRFGQWEFLINELVESEQKGQRVWIIAHIPSSDGDALPIQSRIFAKIVERFSPYTIASIFYGHTHRDQFKVFFASNSSSAEDVERDVTNMAWIGQSVTPLSDYNPAFKYYEVQDGSFNIMNSYNYYTKLNDTYIEGSAEPAWEFEYSARETYDPNSTWPSTAPLNGTFWNQYVLQKLADNSSIEFNQLYTNLQYRSTLNTPVCDDDGKLSTDCYQQNYCEAGSYLSDEYLKCMNQLTA